The Zerene cesonia ecotype Mississippi chromosome 14, Zerene_cesonia_1.1, whole genome shotgun sequence genome window below encodes:
- the LOC119832014 gene encoding peptide-N(4)-(N-acetyl-beta-glucosaminyl)asparagine amidase, which translates to MEDMARLAVVEQGVRDMDKFGLILQELLSNINNILENPHENSARFLKSDLLKNVCDELRDYLNYIGFQWVHNEFVFSKDETLNKLRLAKLAIEKKITFCCGPHKLKLSNVKCKIPKKQYKLMPVYIGTLKNKLLLTIESLFNIILNYENEELQQLAREQIPITTLEIRALERMREHQKKIKTGDIKEQDLPYDRALLMELIWWFKYKYFQWVDAPACEECDGPTQLLQRTTMSTETEVCNVEIYKCKECDCQTRFPRYNDVRALMRTRRGRCGEWANCFTMFCRALGYDTRYVYDTTDHVWCEVFDYESNSWCHVDPCEAVLDTPLMYSHGWGKKLSYVIAVSRDDIQDVTWRYTMNHAEVLSRRKQCTEQELISCILSLREKRQAQVSESRRRYLAVRTLRELVQLMVERKPSDFESHGRISGSEEWRTQRGEIGQKSGYIFEFATPGEISIRYYCSPDRYRINCDGTESTVDTWAAGVYECKNVFRKIEKDWRQVYLAREEGESYGMVSWKLTVKGSLVFTKLSIRLTSAVYETGNIVWSLQFDEQQPVNVKLGESSTEYENRFQTLTITAHLSGGVGDVSWQHAQLFRQSLDTKSSAFEICTYISNS; encoded by the exons atggAGGATATGGCACGGTTAGCGGTTGTCGAGCAAGGTGTCAGAGACATGGATAAGTTTGGATTAATACTGCAAGAACTGCTAagcaacataaataatattttagaaaatccACACGAGAACAGCGCGAGATTTTTGAAAAGTGATCtccttaaaaatgtttgtgatGAGTTAAGagattatcttaattatatcGGATTCCAGTGG GTTCAcaatgaatttgtattttcaaaAGACGAAACATTGAATAAGCTAAGATTAGCTAAGCTTgcaattgaaaagaaaatcacTTTCTGCTGTGGACCACATAAATTGAAACTGAGtaatgttaaatgtaaaataccaaaaaagcaatataaattgATGCCAGTTTATATTGGT acattaaaaaataaactcttatTAACAATTGAGAGcctgtttaatattattttaaactatgaaAATGAGGAATTACAGCAGTTAGCGAGAGAACAAATTCCCATAACAACTCTAGAGATACGAGCTCTGGAAAGAATGAGAGAACAtcagaagaaaataaaaactg GGGATATAAAAGAGCAAGATTTGCCATATGACAGAGCTTTATTAATGGAATTGATTTGGTGgttcaaatacaaatactttCAGTGGGTGGATGCTCCCGCATGTGAAGAGTGTGATGGGCCCACGCAATTACTCCAACGTACTACTATGAGTACTGAGACAGAAGTTTGTAATGTTGAG ataTACAAATGTAAGGAATGTGACTGTCAAACACGTTTCCCGCGCTACAATGACGTGCGCGCGCTGATGCGAACGCGACGTGGGCGGTGCGGCGAATGGGCGAACTGCTTCACGATGTTCTGCAGAGCGTTAGGATACGACACGCGGTACGTGTACGACACGACGGATCACGTGTGGTGTGAG GTCTTCGACTACGAGTCGAACAGCTGGTGTCACGTGGACCCGTGCGAAGCGGTGCTCGACACCCCACTCATGTACAGCCACGGTTGGGGCAAGAAACTGTCTTACGTTATAGCCGTGTCCCGCGATGATATACAAGATGTGACCTGGCGGTACACTATGAATCATGCGGAG GTATTGTCGCGTCGGAAACAATGTACGGAACAAGAGTTGATCTCTTGCATATTATCGCTTCGTGAGAAACGGCAGGCGCAAGTATCGGAGTCCAGGCGGAGGTACCTCGCCGTGAGGACACTGCGGGAACTGGTGCAATTGATGGTGGAGAG AAAGCCGAGTGACTTCGAATCGCACGGTCGAATATCCGGCTCAGAGGAATGGCGGACGCAGCGAGGAGAAATTGGCCAAAAATCCggatatatatttgaattcgCTACTCCGGGTGAAATTAGTATCCGGTACTACTGCAGCCCGGATAGGTACCGGATAAATTGCGATGGAACAGAATCGACTGTTGACACGTGGGCCGCAGGCGTGTACGAGTGTAAAAACGTCTTTAGAAAAATCGAGAAGGATTGGCGCCAAGTTTATTTAGCGAGGGAAG AGGGAGAATCATATGGAATGGTGTCGTGGAAGTTAACAGTGAAGGGGAGTTTAGTCTTTACAAAACTATCCATTCGCCTCACTTCTGCAGTTTATGAGACTGGTAACATTGTATGGAGTTTACAATTTGACGAACAACAACCTGTCAATGTCAAATTAGGAG aATCGTCCACAGAGTATGAAAATCGATTCCAAACACTAACA
- the LOC119831815 gene encoding Bardet-Biedl syndrome 4 protein-like, whose protein sequence is MGRLQDALDKFHTCIKLQPDDPEPLKQVAKCLFRQGRYQLSREAYLEADKLSKHPDPEIYSALAECAQNLGEIEHGVEWARSAVQAGGGERAGALLAKLLLETGNLDAALVAYEDALSSHACGADTLAAAGALRLRAGDPRRAFQLLGEALSQQPTQHAAALALAAMMLQHKDVDAALARLKSALTAHPTCVAAHANLGLALLSKKKYVAALTCLQRAVCAAPLSAGASHDLGFVLLICKRPASALYRLAAAAALQPSQPYTVLLIAIALERLEDSRTDSAYTRAVALDPEDALLRLNLAARHARAGRFNDAINEAIITAKLLQRENNVQLASSLALLMTSLRDAGVNSSELFEGGPLSPNHNSVAATNTPEDEDFAADEV, encoded by the exons ATGGGTCGATTACAAGATGCCCTCGACAAATTTCATACTTGCATCAAACTACAACCTGATGATCCTGAACCTTTAAAACAGGTAGCTAAATGCCT ATTCCGCCAAGGACGCTATCAGTTGTCCCGTGAGGCATACTTGGAAGCTGATAAGTTATCGAAACATCCTGATCCTGAAATATATTCAGCTcttg CTGAATGCGCGCAAAACCTTGGTGAAATCGAACATGGTGTGGAATGGGCGAGGTCTGCAGTTCAAGCTGGTGGAGGAGAAAGAGCTGGGGCTTTGCTTGCTAAATTACTTCTCGAAACAGGAAACCTAGATGCGGCATTAGTGGCTTATGAAGATGCTTTAAG TTCACATGCATGCGGTGCTGACACATTAGCTGCGGCTGGCGCATTACGTCTACGTGCTGGGGATCCGAGACGAGCTTTCCAACTCCTTGGTGAAGCGTTATCACAGCAACCGACACAGCACGCTGCAGCTCTCGCGTTGGCTGCAATGATGCTTCAGCACAAAGACGTAGACGCAGCACTGGCCAGACTCAAATCTGCGTTGACTGCACATCCCACGTGTGTAGCGGCACATGCCAATCTGGGCTTGGCGTTGTTGTCGAAGAAAAAGTATGTTGCT GCATTAACATGTCTACAACGTGCTGTATGCGCAGCTCCTCTCAGCGCAGGGGCTTCTCATGATCTTGGTTTCGTATTACTGATATGCAAAAGACCAGCTTCAGCATTATACAGGCTTGCTGCAGCAGCTGCACTGCAACCATCGCAGCCGTATACC GTGCTCTTAATAGCAATAGCGTTGGAACGTTTGGAGGACTCTAGAACCGATTCAGCATACACTAGAGCAGTGGCCCTAGACCCTGAAGATGCTTTGCTAAGACTGAATTTAGCTGCAAGACATGCGAGGGCGGGTCGATTTAATGACGCTATAAATGAAGCAATTATTACAGCTAAATTACTTCAGCGTGAAAATAATGTTCAA TTGGCAAGTTCTTTAGCCCTTCTTATGACGTCACTACGAGACGCTGGTGTAAATTCATCTGAGTTGTTTGAAGGGGGACCTCTATCACCAAATCATAATAGTGTTGCAGCAACCAATACACCAGAAGATGAAGATTTTGCAGCAGATGAAGTTTAA